The Leclercia sp. S52 genome has a segment encoding these proteins:
- the rhaA gene encoding L-rhamnose isomerase, which produces MTTQLEQAWELAKQRFAAVGVDVEEALRQLDRLPVSMHCWQGDDVAGFENPGGALTGGIQATGNYPGKARNAAELRADLELALSLIPGPKRLNLHAIYLESDTPVDRNAIKPEHFKHWVEWAKVNKLGLDFNPSCFSHPLSADGFTLAHADDEIRQFWIDHVKASRRVSAWFGEQLGTPSVMNIWIPDGMKDITVDRLAPRQRLLAALDDVISEKLNPAHHIDAVESKLFGIGAESYTVGSNEFYMGYATSRQTALCLDAGHFHPTEVISDKISAAMLYVPHLLLHVSRPVRWDSDHVVLLDDETQAIASEIIRHDLFDRVHIGLDFFDASINRIAAWVIGTRNMKKALLRALLEPTAELRALEAAGDYTARLALLEEQKSLPWQAVWEMYCQRNDAPAGSQWLDTVRAYEQDVLVNRK; this is translated from the coding sequence ATGACCACTCAACTTGAACAAGCCTGGGAACTGGCTAAACAGCGTTTCGCCGCCGTGGGCGTGGATGTCGAGGAGGCTCTGCGTCAGCTCGACCGTCTGCCCGTCTCTATGCACTGCTGGCAGGGCGATGACGTGGCCGGTTTTGAGAACCCGGGCGGCGCGCTGACCGGCGGGATCCAGGCTACCGGTAACTATCCGGGCAAGGCGCGTAACGCTGCCGAGCTGCGGGCCGATCTGGAGCTGGCCCTGAGCCTGATCCCGGGGCCAAAACGCCTGAACCTGCACGCCATCTATCTGGAGTCCGACACGCCGGTCGATCGCAATGCCATCAAGCCGGAACATTTTAAGCACTGGGTCGAGTGGGCCAAAGTTAATAAGCTGGGGCTGGATTTCAACCCCTCCTGCTTCTCACATCCGCTGAGCGCCGACGGCTTTACCCTCGCCCACGCCGATGACGAGATCCGTCAGTTCTGGATCGACCACGTGAAAGCCAGCCGTCGCGTGTCGGCCTGGTTTGGCGAACAGCTGGGCACCCCGTCGGTGATGAACATCTGGATCCCGGACGGGATGAAAGACATTACCGTCGACCGCCTCGCCCCGCGTCAGCGTCTGCTGGCGGCGCTGGATGACGTGATTAGCGAAAAGCTGAACCCGGCGCACCACATCGATGCCGTGGAGAGCAAGCTGTTCGGCATTGGCGCCGAGAGCTACACCGTCGGCTCCAACGAGTTCTACATGGGTTACGCCACCAGCCGCCAGACCGCGCTGTGCCTGGATGCGGGCCACTTCCATCCAACCGAGGTGATCTCCGACAAGATTTCCGCCGCGATGCTGTATGTGCCGCACCTGCTGCTGCACGTCAGCCGTCCGGTACGCTGGGACAGCGACCACGTGGTGCTGCTGGATGACGAAACCCAGGCCATCGCCAGCGAAATCATTCGCCATGACCTGTTTGACCGGGTGCATATCGGCCTCGACTTCTTCGATGCCTCCATCAACCGCATCGCGGCCTGGGTGATCGGCACCCGCAACATGAAAAAAGCCCTGCTGCGCGCCCTGCTGGAGCCTACCGCCGAGCTGCGCGCGCTGGAAGCCGCAGGGGATTACACCGCCCGTCTGGCGCTGCTCGAAGAGCAAAAATCACTGCCGTGGCAGGCGGTATGGGAGATGTACTGCCAGCGCAACGACGCTCCGGCGGGCAGCCAGTGGCTGGATACCGTGCGGGCGTATGAGCAGGACGTATTAGTTAATCGCAAGTAA
- the rhaD gene encoding rhamnulose-1-phosphate aldolase, translated as MQTITQSWFVQGMIKATSDAWLKGWDERNGGNLTLRLDDADIEPFAADFHQKPRYIALSQPMPLLANTPFIVTGSGKFFRNVQLDPTANLGVVKVDSDGAGYHILWGLTDEAVPTSELPAHFLSHCERIKATGGKDRVIMHCHATNLIALTFVLENNTDVITRQLWEGSTECLVVFPDGVGILPWMVPGTDEIGEATAIEMQKHSLVLWPFHGVFGSGPTLDETFGLIDTAEKSAEVLVKVYSMGGMKQTITREELIALGKRFGVNPVQSALDLYK; from the coding sequence ATGCAGACCATCACTCAATCCTGGTTCGTCCAGGGCATGATCAAAGCCACCTCCGACGCCTGGCTGAAAGGCTGGGACGAGCGCAACGGCGGCAACCTGACGCTGCGCCTGGACGACGCGGATATTGAACCCTTTGCCGCCGACTTCCATCAGAAGCCGCGCTATATCGCCCTGAGCCAGCCGATGCCGCTGCTCGCCAACACGCCGTTTATCGTCACCGGTTCCGGCAAGTTCTTCCGCAACGTGCAGCTCGATCCCACCGCCAATTTAGGGGTGGTAAAAGTGGACAGCGACGGCGCGGGCTACCACATTCTTTGGGGGCTGACTGACGAAGCGGTGCCAACCTCCGAGCTGCCGGCCCACTTCCTCTCCCACTGCGAGCGTATCAAGGCCACGGGCGGGAAAGATCGCGTGATCATGCACTGCCACGCCACCAACCTGATCGCCCTGACCTTCGTGCTGGAGAACAACACCGACGTCATCACCCGCCAGCTGTGGGAAGGCAGCACCGAGTGTCTGGTGGTGTTCCCGGATGGCGTGGGCATTCTGCCGTGGATGGTGCCGGGTACCGATGAGATCGGCGAAGCCACAGCGATTGAGATGCAAAAACATTCCCTGGTGCTGTGGCCGTTCCACGGCGTGTTCGGCAGTGGTCCGACGCTGGATGAAACCTTTGGTCTGATCGACACTGCCGAGAAGTCAGCCGAAGTGCTGGTAAAAGTGTATTCAATGGGTGGCATGAAGCAGACCATCACCCGGGAAGAGCTGATTGCGCTGGGCAAACGCTTTGGCGTTAACCCTGTGCAGTCGGCGTTAGATCTGTACAAATAA
- the rhaS gene encoding rhamnose ABC transporter substrate-binding protein translates to MKIKTSLILTVAALALSGSALAEVKIALVAKSLGNGFFEAANVGAQEAAKELGDVKVIYTGPTTTTAEAQIEVLNGLIAQGVDAIAISANDPDAVVPVLKKAMQRGIKVVSWDSGVAKAGRQIHLNPSNNALIGETNVKLAAEALKALNVEKGDVAVLSATPTSTNQNTWIAEMKKVLPQYPSVNLVTVAYGDDLSDKSYREAVGLLKTYPDLKVIVSPSSVGIVAAAQAVKDQGKIGKVYVTGLGLPSEMAGAVKSGASKSFAIWNPIDLGYAATYLADDLVKGTATKDEASMGKLGKVKLDADGSGAMAEPFVYDASNIDKFSKIF, encoded by the coding sequence ATGAAAATAAAGACAAGCTTGATCCTCACCGTTGCCGCCCTGGCGTTGTCCGGTTCTGCTTTAGCGGAAGTAAAAATCGCCCTGGTGGCGAAATCCTTAGGTAATGGCTTCTTCGAAGCGGCAAACGTGGGTGCCCAGGAGGCAGCCAAAGAGTTAGGTGATGTCAAAGTGATCTATACCGGGCCGACCACTACCACGGCCGAAGCGCAGATCGAAGTGCTGAACGGGTTGATCGCTCAGGGGGTGGATGCGATCGCCATCTCCGCTAACGATCCTGATGCCGTAGTGCCGGTGCTGAAAAAAGCGATGCAGCGCGGGATCAAAGTGGTGTCATGGGACTCCGGCGTGGCGAAAGCCGGGCGCCAGATCCACCTCAACCCTTCCAATAACGCGCTGATTGGCGAGACCAACGTCAAGCTGGCGGCCGAGGCGCTGAAAGCGCTGAACGTGGAGAAAGGCGACGTGGCGGTGCTGAGCGCCACCCCAACCTCCACCAACCAGAACACCTGGATTGCCGAGATGAAAAAGGTGCTGCCGCAGTACCCGTCCGTCAATCTGGTGACCGTGGCCTATGGCGACGATCTGTCGGATAAGAGCTACCGCGAAGCGGTCGGCCTGCTGAAAACCTACCCGGATCTGAAGGTGATCGTCTCCCCGTCGTCGGTCGGCATCGTGGCGGCAGCGCAGGCGGTGAAAGATCAGGGCAAGATCGGCAAAGTGTATGTGACCGGCTTAGGGTTGCCGTCTGAAATGGCGGGCGCGGTGAAATCCGGTGCCAGCAAGAGCTTCGCCATCTGGAACCCGATCGACCTCGGGTATGCCGCGACCTACTTAGCGGATGACCTGGTGAAAGGCACGGCGACCAAAGACGAAGCCAGCATGGGCAAACTGGGCAAAGTGAAGCTGGATGCCGACGGCAGCGGCGCGATGGCTGAGCCCTTTGTTTACGATGCCAGCAACATTGATAAGTTCTCGAAAATCTTCTGA
- a CDS encoding ABC transporter permease yields the protein MSKVMTSEEIKNTPAPAGIFQRLLCWEGFLLAVTLAVFVGNALASPYFLDIWNLSDATFNFTEKAIIVLPMAMLIIAREIDLSVASTIALSSTVMGFCAAAGLDTPLLVCVGLGVGLLCGLFNGLLVTRFNLSSIVITIGTMSLYRGITYILLGDQALNAYPESFAWFGQGYVWGALSFEFALFIVLAILFAFVLHKTNFGRRTYAIGNNPTGAWYSGINVKRHNLILFALVGLMAGLASVLLTSRLGSTRPTIAMGWELAVVTMAVLGGVNILGGSGSMVGVIIAAFLMGLVTFGLSLLNVPGIVMSVIIGAMLIVVISLPIITRRVMQRRRI from the coding sequence ATGAGTAAAGTAATGACGTCTGAAGAGATTAAAAACACCCCCGCCCCGGCAGGCATTTTCCAGCGCCTGCTGTGCTGGGAAGGTTTTCTGCTGGCGGTTACCCTGGCGGTGTTTGTGGGTAACGCCCTGGCCTCCCCGTACTTCCTTGATATCTGGAACCTGTCGGATGCAACCTTCAACTTCACCGAAAAGGCGATCATCGTCCTGCCGATGGCGATGCTGATCATCGCCCGTGAAATTGACCTGTCGGTGGCCTCCACCATCGCCCTGAGCTCCACGGTGATGGGCTTTTGTGCGGCGGCCGGGCTGGATACGCCGCTGCTGGTCTGCGTGGGCTTAGGGGTTGGCCTGCTGTGCGGGCTGTTCAACGGCCTGCTGGTGACCCGCTTTAATCTGTCGTCGATTGTGATCACCATCGGCACCATGAGCCTTTATCGCGGCATCACCTACATTCTGCTGGGCGACCAGGCGCTGAACGCGTATCCGGAGAGCTTCGCCTGGTTTGGTCAGGGGTACGTCTGGGGGGCGCTGTCGTTTGAGTTCGCGCTCTTTATCGTGCTGGCAATCCTGTTTGCCTTCGTGCTGCACAAGACCAACTTCGGGCGTCGCACCTACGCCATCGGCAATAACCCGACCGGGGCCTGGTATTCCGGCATTAACGTGAAGCGCCACAACCTGATCCTCTTTGCCCTGGTGGGGCTGATGGCCGGGCTGGCCTCGGTGCTACTCACCTCGCGTCTGGGCAGTACCCGCCCGACCATTGCGATGGGCTGGGAACTGGCGGTGGTGACCATGGCGGTACTCGGTGGGGTCAATATTCTCGGCGGTTCCGGCAGCATGGTGGGCGTGATTATCGCCGCCTTCCTGATGGGGCTGGTCACCTTCGGCCTGAGCCTGCTCAACGTGCCGGGCATCGTGATGTCGGTGATTATCGGCGCGATGCTGATTGTGGTGATCTCTCTGCCGATCATCACCCGCCGCGTGATGCAGCGAAGACGGATCTAA
- a CDS encoding ABC transporter permease: MVQQLLKHREALLAAVIVLMVVAIGARVPSFIAPGNLVEMFNDTSILIVLALGQMMVLLTKGIDLSMAANLALTGMIVALINFNYPEVPVWALLILATVLGLVMGIINGLLVWKMGIPAIVVTLGTMSIYRGIIFLLSGGGWVNSNQMGADFLGLPRASVLGLPVLSWCAIAALLLVGYFLRYSRTGRALYTAGGNATAAYYTGINAGKMQFVSFCLSGALAGFCGYLWISRFAVAYVDVANGFELQVVAACVIGGISTMGGTGRVLGCLCGALFLGVINNALPVIGVSPFWQMAISGTVIVIAVLLNERGNKRKGRLILRDAALARQKQAVRS, from the coding sequence ATGGTGCAACAGCTGCTTAAACACCGCGAGGCGCTGCTGGCGGCGGTGATCGTGCTGATGGTGGTCGCCATCGGTGCCCGCGTCCCGTCGTTTATCGCGCCGGGCAACCTGGTGGAGATGTTCAACGACACCTCGATTCTGATCGTTCTCGCCCTCGGGCAGATGATGGTCCTGCTCACCAAGGGCATCGACCTGTCGATGGCGGCTAACCTGGCGCTGACCGGGATGATTGTCGCCCTGATTAACTTTAACTACCCCGAGGTACCGGTCTGGGCGCTGCTGATCCTGGCCACCGTGCTGGGTCTGGTGATGGGCATCATCAACGGCCTGCTGGTGTGGAAGATGGGCATCCCGGCGATTGTGGTGACGCTCGGCACCATGAGCATCTACCGCGGGATTATTTTTCTGCTCTCCGGCGGCGGCTGGGTCAACTCCAACCAGATGGGGGCCGACTTCCTCGGCCTGCCGCGGGCGTCGGTGCTGGGCCTGCCGGTGCTGAGCTGGTGCGCCATTGCCGCCCTGCTGCTGGTGGGCTATTTCCTGCGCTACAGCCGCACCGGGCGCGCGCTCTACACCGCGGGCGGTAACGCCACGGCGGCGTACTACACCGGGATCAACGCCGGAAAAATGCAGTTCGTCAGCTTTTGCCTCTCCGGGGCGCTGGCCGGGTTCTGCGGCTATCTGTGGATCTCCCGCTTTGCGGTGGCCTATGTCGACGTGGCGAACGGCTTTGAGCTCCAGGTGGTGGCGGCCTGCGTGATCGGCGGCATCAGCACCATGGGCGGTACCGGCCGGGTGTTAGGTTGCCTGTGCGGGGCGCTGTTCCTCGGGGTGATCAACAATGCCCTGCCGGTGATCGGCGTGTCGCCGTTCTGGCAGATGGCGATCTCCGGGACGGTGATCGTGATTGCGGTGCTGCTCAATGAGCGCGGCAACAAACGCAAAGGACGGCTGATCCTGCGCGATGCGGCGCTGGCTCGTCAGAAACAGGCGGTAAGATCATGA
- the rhaB gene encoding rhamnulokinase, translated as MTFRHCVAVDLGASSGRVMLASYHREQRTLLLREIHRFVNFLQKQDGFDCWDIDTLEAEIRTGLNKVCEEGIHIDSIGIDTWGVDYVLLNSKGERVGLPVSYRDSRTDGVMTHALEQLGKAEIYGRSGIQFLPFNTLYQLRALVEQQPELVANVAHALLIPDYFSYRLTGQMNWEYTNATTTQLVNINSDSWDENLLNWTGAPRDWFGTPTHPGNVIGHWICPQDNAIPVVAVASHDTASAVIAAPLASQDAAYLSSGTWSLMGFESKTPYTSDNALAANITNEGGAEGRYRVLKNIMGLWLLQRVLKEQNITNLPALIAETEKLTACTFLINPNDDRFINPANMSAEIQAACRESTQPVPESAAELARCIFDSLALLYAEVLHELATLRGKPFSQLHIVGGGCQNQLLNQLCANACGITVLAGPVEASTLGNIGIQLMTLDELTNVDQFRQVVTGNYGLTTFTPHPDHEIARYRTQFQQQRPTKELCA; from the coding sequence ATGACTTTTCGCCATTGTGTGGCAGTCGATTTAGGCGCATCCAGCGGCCGCGTAATGCTGGCGAGCTACCACCGCGAGCAGCGCACCCTTCTGCTTCGCGAAATCCACCGTTTCGTGAACTTCCTGCAAAAGCAGGACGGCTTTGACTGCTGGGATATCGATACGCTGGAAGCGGAGATCCGCACCGGGCTGAATAAGGTCTGTGAAGAGGGCATTCACATCGACAGCATCGGGATTGACACCTGGGGCGTGGATTACGTGCTGCTGAACAGCAAGGGCGAGCGCGTGGGCCTGCCGGTCTCCTATCGCGACAGCCGCACCGACGGGGTGATGACGCACGCGCTGGAGCAGCTCGGAAAAGCGGAGATCTATGGCCGCAGCGGCATCCAGTTCCTGCCGTTTAATACCCTGTATCAGCTGCGCGCCCTGGTGGAACAGCAGCCGGAGCTGGTGGCGAACGTTGCTCACGCCCTGCTGATCCCGGACTACTTCAGCTACCGACTCACCGGCCAGATGAACTGGGAATATACCAACGCCACCACCACCCAGCTGGTGAACATCAATTCCGACTCCTGGGACGAGAACCTGCTCAACTGGACCGGGGCGCCGCGCGACTGGTTTGGCACCCCTACCCATCCGGGCAACGTGATTGGCCACTGGATTTGCCCGCAGGATAACGCCATCCCGGTAGTCGCCGTCGCCAGCCACGACACCGCCAGCGCGGTGATCGCCGCTCCGCTGGCCTCACAGGATGCGGCTTATCTCTCCTCCGGCACCTGGTCGCTGATGGGCTTTGAGAGCAAAACCCCCTATACCAGCGATAACGCGCTGGCGGCGAACATTACCAACGAAGGCGGGGCCGAAGGCCGCTACCGGGTGCTGAAAAACATTATGGGCCTTTGGCTGCTGCAACGGGTGCTGAAAGAGCAGAACATCACTAACCTGCCGGCGCTTATCGCAGAAACCGAAAAGCTGACGGCCTGCACTTTCCTGATCAACCCCAACGACGACCGATTTATCAACCCGGCCAACATGAGCGCCGAGATCCAGGCCGCCTGCCGCGAAAGCACCCAGCCGGTGCCGGAGAGCGCCGCGGAGCTGGCGCGCTGCATCTTCGACAGCCTCGCCCTGCTGTATGCCGAGGTGCTGCATGAGCTGGCCACCCTGCGCGGTAAACCGTTCAGCCAGCTGCACATTGTCGGCGGCGGCTGCCAGAACCAGCTGCTCAACCAGCTGTGCGCCAACGCCTGCGGCATCACTGTGCTAGCCGGGCCGGTTGAGGCGTCGACGCTCGGCAATATCGGCATTCAACTGATGACCCTCGACGAGCTGACCAACGTGGATCAATTCCGTCAGGTGGTGACCGGCAACTACGGCCTGACCACCTTTACCCCTCATCCCGATCATGAGATTGCCCGCTACCGCACGCAGTTTCAGCAACAACGACCGACAAAGGAGCTTTGCGCATGA
- the rhaM gene encoding L-rhamnose mutarotase — protein sequence MIRKAFVMQVNPDAHEEYERRHNPIWPELEAVLKDHGAHHYAIYLDKTRNLLFATVEIESEERWNAVANTDVCQRWWKYMGEVMPSNPDNSPVSTGLQEVFYLE from the coding sequence ATGATCCGCAAAGCCTTTGTAATGCAGGTGAACCCTGACGCACACGAGGAGTATGAACGTCGCCACAACCCGATCTGGCCCGAGCTGGAAGCGGTGCTGAAAGACCACGGCGCGCACCACTACGCCATTTATCTGGATAAGACCCGCAACCTGCTGTTTGCCACGGTGGAGATCGAATCGGAAGAGCGCTGGAACGCGGTGGCAAACACCGATGTCTGCCAGCGCTGGTGGAAATATATGGGGGAAGTGATGCCGTCTAACCCGGATAACAGCCCGGTGAGTACCGGGCTGCAAGAGGTGTTTTACCTGGAGTAA
- a CDS encoding DUF6402 family protein, with product MGIDQTITSMDKEKQEKRVEADFFHLDMIPQAMDNMGWKTASQLMKHWFSITPECAFNKEMKNELLSTDAYLIENSKINTNIVNMSWAIQFNQVKDGIIELGKKWNSIKGKEQLIDRIFNAGDYNKEAIKIGYTDDVKILDSTAQINFKRIGSKLDTVNEWYGAMGNTTLKICVRGYTSKENMKNQFNVESIGYYLKDTYDFVDDGTISEPLGVWSKDRILDKKESAIYMSSYMSGFFGELVRTYSGFVPVFNKDFRAWQRKHKTGGDFIILSDILWMQPAEKDKIIPL from the coding sequence ATGGGAATAGATCAAACCATAACATCTATGGATAAAGAGAAGCAGGAGAAAAGGGTAGAAGCTGATTTTTTCCATTTAGACATGATTCCACAGGCGATGGATAATATGGGGTGGAAGACCGCCTCTCAATTAATGAAGCACTGGTTCAGCATTACCCCTGAATGCGCCTTCAATAAAGAAATGAAAAATGAATTATTATCCACAGATGCATACCTTATAGAAAACTCAAAAATCAATACCAACATTGTCAATATGTCATGGGCTATTCAGTTTAATCAAGTCAAAGATGGAATAATCGAGCTAGGTAAAAAATGGAATAGTATAAAGGGGAAAGAGCAGTTAATAGATAGAATTTTCAATGCTGGCGATTATAATAAAGAAGCGATCAAAATAGGTTATACTGATGATGTAAAGATACTTGACTCAACTGCACAAATTAACTTTAAACGGATAGGCAGTAAACTTGATACGGTGAATGAATGGTATGGTGCCATGGGTAATACCACACTTAAGATATGTGTACGGGGATATACGTCCAAAGAAAACATGAAAAACCAATTTAATGTTGAATCCATAGGATATTATCTGAAGGATACTTATGACTTTGTTGATGATGGCACAATATCAGAACCTTTAGGAGTGTGGAGTAAAGATCGAATATTGGATAAAAAAGAATCAGCCATTTATATGTCCTCTTACATGTCAGGTTTTTTTGGTGAACTGGTCAGAACATATTCTGGCTTTGTCCCTGTGTTTAATAAAGACTTCCGAGCATGGCAGAGAAAACATAAAACCGGCGGAGACTTCATCATTCTATCAGATATTTTATGGATGCAGCCAGCGGAAAAGGACAAGATCATACCCTTATGA
- the fucO gene encoding lactaldehyde reductase, whose translation MSFMLALPKISLHGAGAIGDMVKLVANKQWGKALIVTDGQLVKMGLLDSLFTALDAQQMSYQLFDAVFPNPTEALVQKGFAAYQDAHCDYIIAFGGGSPIDTAKAIKILTANPGPSTAYSGVGKVINAGVPLVAINTTAGTAAEMTSNAVIIDSARQVKEVIIDPNIIPDIAVDDASVMLDIPDSVTAATGMDALTHAIEAWVSVGAHPLTDANALEAIRLIAHWLPEAVDNGHNLEAREQMAFGQYLAGMAFNSAGLGLVHALAHQPGATHNLPHGVCNAILLPIVENFNRPNAVVRFARVAQAMGVDTREMSDEAASMAAIQAIRDLSTRVGIPSGFSKLGVTKADIEGWLDKALADPCAPCNPRSASRDEVRELYLEAL comes from the coding sequence ATGAGCTTTATGTTGGCGCTGCCGAAAATCAGCCTGCACGGCGCAGGCGCGATCGGCGATATGGTTAAGCTGGTCGCAAACAAACAGTGGGGCAAGGCGCTGATCGTCACCGATGGTCAGCTGGTGAAAATGGGCCTGCTCGACAGCCTGTTTACCGCCCTCGACGCGCAGCAGATGTCTTATCAGCTGTTCGACGCGGTCTTCCCGAATCCGACCGAGGCGCTGGTACAAAAAGGATTTGCCGCGTATCAGGACGCGCACTGTGATTACATTATTGCCTTCGGCGGCGGCAGCCCGATTGATACCGCGAAAGCGATTAAAATTCTCACCGCCAATCCTGGCCCGTCCACCGCTTACTCCGGCGTCGGCAAAGTGATCAACGCCGGGGTGCCGCTGGTGGCGATCAACACCACCGCCGGCACGGCGGCGGAGATGACCAGCAACGCGGTGATCATCGACTCCGCGCGTCAGGTGAAAGAGGTGATCATCGACCCGAACATTATCCCGGATATCGCCGTGGATGACGCCAGCGTGATGCTCGACATCCCGGATTCCGTCACCGCCGCCACCGGGATGGATGCCCTGACCCACGCCATCGAAGCCTGGGTCTCCGTGGGTGCCCATCCCCTGACCGACGCCAACGCGCTGGAGGCCATTCGCCTGATCGCCCACTGGCTGCCGGAAGCGGTAGACAACGGGCATAACCTCGAGGCACGCGAGCAGATGGCTTTCGGTCAGTATCTGGCCGGGATGGCCTTTAACAGCGCCGGTCTCGGGCTGGTACATGCCCTGGCCCACCAGCCGGGAGCCACGCACAACCTGCCGCACGGCGTGTGCAACGCCATCCTGCTGCCGATCGTCGAAAACTTTAACCGTCCGAACGCCGTAGTGCGCTTTGCCCGCGTGGCGCAGGCGATGGGCGTTGATACCCGCGAGATGAGCGACGAAGCGGCCAGCATGGCGGCCATTCAGGCAATTCGCGACCTGAGCACCCGCGTCGGCATTCCGTCAGGCTTCAGCAAGCTGGGCGTGACCAAAGCCGATATCGAAGGCTGGCTCGACAAAGCCCTCGCCGACCCGTGCGCCCCCTGCAACCCGCGCAGCGCCAGCCGCGACGAGGTGCGCGAACTCTATCTGGAGGCATTATGA
- a CDS encoding sugar ABC transporter ATP-binding protein: protein MTPLLQLKGITKVFPGVRALENVQLELWPGKVTALIGENGAGKSTLVKVMTGIYQPDEGEILYKAIPIQLPTPDSAHKVGITAIHQETVLFDELSVTENIFVGQYLYKGFFKKLDWPEMHRRAQAILTRLEVQIDPRATLKTLSIAQRHMVAIARALSFDAQVVILDEPTAALSQHEILEFYQIVERLKQEGKAILFISHKFDEIFELADHYTILRDGVFVGAGAINDITEERMVAMMVGRAITQTFPKVACEKGDTVLEVQDLCHPTEFAHISFTLRKGEILGFYGLVGAGRTELMQALSGVSRPSSGSIVLNGKEQHFRQPADAIRAGIVCVPEERQKQGAIIELSIAQNISLPQLSKLNPNGVLHDDREWQLADEYARRLQVKAFSWKQAVETLSGGNQQKVVIGKWLATHPDVIILDEPTKGIDIGSKAAVHQFMSELVGQGLAVIMVSSELPEVMGMADRIIVMHEGLMVAEYQAGGATAETIVSAASGARQEAT from the coding sequence ATGACCCCATTGCTTCAACTTAAAGGCATCACCAAGGTTTTCCCCGGTGTGCGCGCCCTTGAGAACGTGCAGCTTGAACTCTGGCCCGGCAAAGTCACCGCCCTGATCGGTGAAAACGGCGCGGGCAAATCGACGCTGGTCAAAGTGATGACCGGCATCTACCAGCCCGACGAGGGCGAGATCCTCTATAAAGCCATTCCCATTCAGCTGCCGACCCCCGACTCGGCGCACAAGGTGGGCATTACCGCGATCCACCAGGAGACCGTGCTGTTCGATGAGCTGTCGGTCACCGAAAATATTTTTGTTGGTCAGTACCTCTATAAAGGCTTTTTCAAAAAACTCGACTGGCCGGAGATGCATCGCCGGGCACAGGCGATCCTCACCCGTCTGGAGGTGCAGATTGACCCGCGCGCGACGCTGAAAACCCTGAGCATCGCCCAGCGGCATATGGTGGCGATTGCCCGGGCGCTGTCCTTTGATGCCCAGGTGGTGATCCTCGATGAGCCCACCGCCGCCCTGTCGCAGCATGAAATTCTTGAGTTCTATCAGATCGTTGAACGCCTCAAGCAGGAGGGGAAAGCGATCCTGTTTATCTCGCACAAGTTCGACGAGATTTTTGAGCTGGCGGATCACTACACCATCCTGCGCGACGGCGTGTTTGTCGGTGCTGGTGCTATCAACGACATCACCGAAGAACGGATGGTGGCGATGATGGTCGGCCGCGCCATTACCCAGACCTTCCCGAAAGTGGCGTGTGAAAAAGGCGACACCGTGCTGGAGGTGCAGGATCTCTGCCATCCGACCGAGTTCGCCCATATCTCCTTTACCCTACGCAAAGGCGAAATCCTCGGCTTCTACGGGCTGGTGGGCGCCGGGCGTACCGAGCTGATGCAGGCGCTCTCCGGCGTCTCGCGCCCCTCCTCCGGCAGCATTGTGCTGAACGGCAAAGAACAGCATTTCCGCCAGCCGGCGGATGCCATCCGGGCCGGGATCGTCTGCGTGCCGGAAGAGCGCCAGAAGCAGGGAGCGATTATCGAGCTGTCGATTGCGCAGAACATCAGCCTGCCACAGCTCAGCAAGCTCAACCCCAACGGCGTACTGCATGACGATCGCGAGTGGCAGCTGGCGGATGAATACGCCAGACGCCTGCAGGTGAAAGCCTTTAGCTGGAAGCAGGCGGTGGAAACCCTCTCCGGCGGCAACCAGCAGAAAGTGGTGATCGGCAAATGGCTGGCGACCCACCCGGACGTCATCATCCTCGATGAACCGACTAAAGGGATCGATATCGGTTCTAAAGCGGCGGTGCATCAGTTTATGTCCGAACTGGTCGGTCAGGGGCTGGCGGTGATCATGGTCTCCTCCGAACTGCCGGAAGTGATGGGCATGGCAGACCGCATTATCGTCATGCATGAAGGGTTAATGGTGGCGGAATATCAGGCGGGGGGCGCGACGGCGGAAACCATCGTCAGCGCCGCCAGCGGTGCCAGACAGGAGGCCACATAA